One stretch of Euphorbia lathyris chromosome 7, ddEupLath1.1, whole genome shotgun sequence DNA includes these proteins:
- the LOC136235021 gene encoding mitotic-spindle organizing protein 1A-like, whose translation MFDMDEEAARNSLDLAFYMSNILETGLDRHTLSLLVALCELGLNPEALAALVKEVRRENTSSLPTPNV comes from the coding sequence ATGTTCGACATGGATGAAGAAGCTGCCCGTAACTCTCTGGATTTGGCATTTTACATGTCGAACATTCTCGAAACAGGGCTAGACAGGCACACACTCTCTTTGCTCGTTGCTTTGTGTGAGTTGGGTCTTAACCCAGAGGCATTAGCGGCTCTTGTAAAAGAAGTCCGAAGAGAAAACACTTCCTCTCTACCAACTCCTAATGTTTGA